The proteins below are encoded in one region of Lagenorhynchus albirostris chromosome 7, mLagAlb1.1, whole genome shotgun sequence:
- the ZBTB43 gene encoding zinc finger and BTB domain-containing protein 43 produces the protein MEPGTNSFRVEFPDFSSTILQKLNQQRQQGQLCDVSIVVQGHIFRAHKAVLAASSPYFCDQVLLKNSRRIVLPDVMNPRVFENILLSSYTGRLVMPAPEIVSYLTAASFLQMWHVVDKCTEVLEGNPTVLCQKLNHGSDHQSPSSSSYNGLVESFELGSGGHTDFPKAQELRDGENEEESTKDELSSQLTEHEYLPSNSSTEHDRLSTEMASQDGEEGASDSAEFHYTRPMYSKPSIMAHKRWIHVKPERFEQACEGMDVHASYDEHQVTESINTMQTEHSVQPSGVEEDFHIGEKKVEAEFDEQADESNYDEQVDFYGSSMEEFSGERSDGNLIGHRQEAALATGYSENIEMVTGIKEEASHLGFSATDKLYPCQCGKSFTHKSQRDRHMSMHLGLRPYGCGVCGKKFKMKHHLVGHMKIHTGIKPYECNICAKRFMWRDSFHRHVTSCTKSYEAAKAEQNTTEAN, from the coding sequence ATGGAGCCTGGAACAAACTCTTTTCGAGTAGAATTTCCtgatttttccagcaccattctGCAGAAACTGAACCAGCAGCGCCAGCAAGGACAATTATGTGATGTCTCCATTGTTGTCCAAGGCCACATTTTCCGAGCACACAAAGCCGTTCTTGCTGCCAGTTCACCCTACTTTTGTGACCAGGTACTCCTCAAAAACAGCAGGAGGATTGTTTTGCCTGATGTGATGAACCCCAGAGTGTTTGAGAACATTCTCCTATCAAGTTACACGGGACGTCTAGTAATGCCTGCTCCAGAAATTGTTAGTTACTTAACAGCTGCAAGCTTCCTCCAGATGTGGCATGTGGTAGACAAATGCACTGAGGTTTTAGAAGGAAACCCCACAGTCCTTTGTCAGAAGCTAAATCATGGCAGTGACCACCAGTCTCCCAGCAGCAGTAGTTACAATGGCCTGGTAGAGAGCTTTGAGCTGGGCTCTGGGGGCCATACGGATTTCCCCAAAGCCCAGGAACTGAGGGATGGAGAGAATGAAGAGGAGAGCACCAAAGACGAGCTGTCATCTCAGCTCACCGAGCATGAATACCTTCCTAGCAACTCATCCACAGAGCATGACCGGCTAAGCACTGAGATGGCGAGCcaggatggggaggagggggccagCGACAGTGCCGAATTCCACTACACCCGGCCCATGTACAGCAAGCCCAGCATAATGGCTCACAAACGCTGGATCCATGTGAAGCCTGAGCGCTTTGAGCAAGCGTGCGAGGGCATGGATGTGCATGCATCCTACGATGAGCACCAGGTCACAGAGTCCATCAACACCATGCAGACAGAGCACTCGGTCCAGCCCTCGGGAGTAGAGGAAGACTTTCACATCGGGGAAAAGAAAGTGGAAGCAGAGTTTGATGAACAGGCTGATGAAAGCAATTATGACGAGCAGGTGGATTTCTATGGCTCTTCCATGGAAGAGTTTTCTGGAGAGAGGTCGGATGGGAATCTCATTGGGCACAGACAGGAGGCTGCCCTAGCAACAGGCTACAGTGAGAATATTGAAATGGTAACAGGGATTAAAGAAGAAGCTTCCCACCTAGGATTCTCAGCCACCGACAAGCTGTATCCTTGTCAGTGTGGGAAAAGTTTCACTCACAAGAGTCAGAGAGATCGACACATGAGCATGCACCTTGGTCTTCGGCCTTATGGCTGTGGTGTCTGTGGTAAGAAATTCAAAATGAAGCATCATCTCGTGGGCCACATGAAAATTCACACAGGCATAAAGCCATATGAGTGTAATATCTGTGCAAAGAGATTTATGTGGAGGGACAGTTTCCACAGGCATGTGACTTCTTGTACCAAGTCCTACGAAGCTGCAAAGGCTGAGCAGAATACGACTGAGGCTAACTAA